The Streptomyces armeniacus genomic interval GGCGGGCAGCCGGGTGTACGAGCCGTGCCAGTCGGTGGAGATCGAGGTCCCGGCGGACGTGCTGAGCGGCGTCGTCGGCGCGCTCTCGGCGCTCGGCGCGGACATCGCGGGGTCGGCCGAGCAGGGCGCGTCGTGGCTGGTGACGGCGGAGCTGCCGACGCGGCTCGTACAGGAGTTGACGGTGGCGCTGCCCGGACTCACGCACGGCGAGGGCGCGTTGTGGTCGCGGCCCGGCACGGACCGGGCGGTACGGGGCGCGCCGCCGGAGCGTGAGCGGCTGGACGGCAACCCGCTGCGGTACGAGGAGTACCTGCGCTTCCTCGCGGACCGCTCGCTGTCCCGTACGGACGCGCGCACGGACTCCGTACACGGCGGTTGAGCCCGCCCGTGAGCGAACGGTGCCGCCGTCCCCGGCCCGGGTCGGCGGCACCGTCACGGCGGCGGGAACGGGCCCGCCGCACCGGGCCCCGTCACCGGCGCGGCTCCCAGCGGAAGTACCGCTTGGCCAGCGCGACGGCGATGACGACCCACGACAGGGTGGGCACCAGCAGCGGCAGGGAGTCCTGGACGGCGACGCCGCCGTTCCAGGCGTCGACGAGGAGTTCGGTGGCCGAGCCGCCGGGCAGCAGCCGCTTGAGCCGGGCGAGTTCCTCCGTGCCGGTGATCCCCACCCAGCTGGCGACGGCGATGGTGCCGAGGCTGACGGGGAGGGTGGTCACCTGGGCGTGCTCCGGGGAGTTCGTCATCCCCGCGGTGGCCAGTCCCAGGCCGAGCATCATGACGACGATCGAGAGGACGGCCGCCGCCACGAGCAGCACGTCGTCCGGCTCACCCGTGACCTTGGCCAGCACGGCGAGGATCACGGCCACCTGGACCAGCGACAGGACGGCGACGGGAAGCAGCAGCCCGGAGAGGATGCCCACGTCGCCCTGCGCGGTGGAACGCAGCCGCTTGAGGAACAGGTTCTGCCGGCGGGAGGCCAGCGTGGTCACCGTGGTGGTGTAGAGGCCGAAGGCGCACACCGTGAACACCACCAGCGCCGCGATGTAGCCGAGGCTGCCGGTCTTCGCGAACGTCTCGTGCTGGCGGATGAAGTACGTGCTGACCGCTGCGGGCATGATCAGGCTGGTGACCAGCACGAGCCGGTTCCGGAAGAGCTGGATCAGCTCACTGAGGGCGATGGCGAGCATGGCGAAGGTCCGTTTCTGAGGAAGTGAAGTGCGGGGAAGCGGCGGAAGCGTCGGTGGTTTCAGCGGCTTCAGAGGCTGCTGATGGAGCGGAACACGTCGTCGAGCCGCGTCGGCCCGGCGTGGAGGTCGTGCAGTTCCACGTCGTGGTCCTGCGCCCAGTGCAGCAGGACGTTCAGGTCCTTCTGCAGGCTGAAGGTCTCGATACGGAGCCTCCCGTCGCTCTCGACCGCCGGCAGCGGCAGTACGGGCGCGGGCGCCAGGAGCGAGAAGGTGATGACGGCCGGCAGCATCCGTGTCAGTTCGGAGACGGTCCCCTCCTTGTGGAAGCTGCCCCGGTGCATGAGCCCGATGCGGTCGGCGCGCTGCTGCGCCTCCTCCAGGTAGTGCGTGGTGAGGACGATGGTGGAACCGGCCTCCCGCAGCCTGTCCACGGCGTCCCAGAGGGCGTCGCGGGACTGGATGTCCAGGCCGGTGGTGGGCTCGTCCAGGAAGATCAGTTCCGGCGTCCCGTACACCGCGGTGGCGAAGTCCAGCCGCCGCTTCTCGCCGCCGGACAGCTGGGAGACCTTCGTGCGGGCCTTCGCCGTGAGGCCGACGAGGCCCAGGACGCGGTCGACGCTGTCCCGGCGCTGGGTGAGGGTGCCGATCAGCCGGACGGACTCCCGTACGGTCAGGTCCGGCGAGAAGCCGCTCTCCTGCAGCATGACGCCCATCCGGGGCCGTACGGCGGCGCGTTGGCGCGGGTTCTGCCCGAAGACGCGCACGGCACCCGACGTGGCCGTGCGGTGGCCCTCGACGGTCTCCAGGGTCGAGGTCTTGCCCGCCCCGTTCGTGCCGAGCAGCGCGTAGAACTCCCCGCGCCGCACCTGGAAGGACAGGTCTTTCACGGCGTGGAACTCGCCGTAGCTGAGGTTCAGTTGCTCGACGTCGATGACTGGTGTCGTGTCCATGCTTCGATTCCAGCCGCCGCGGCGCCGGTCCGGCAGTGGCGGCGGTCATCACTTCGGCATGACGTTTGGCCTGCGAGGCCGTGATGCCGTGTCATGTCCGCAGGTCGGCGGCAGGTCGGCGGCAGGTCCGCGGCAGGTCGGCAGCCGCGGACGGTGCGTGGTGAAGGTGAGCGGTCCGCACCCCTGTCGATACACGCGTGTATCGGATACATTCGCGCATCGAAAGGGGTGATCCCCGATGGCGGCGTCAACTGCCCCCGCCCGCGGCGGCACTTCGCGGCCCGCGCGGCGGGTGACGGCGCGGCGGGCCGGAACGCGGCGGCGGCTGCTCGGCGCGGCGCTGGAGGTGTTCGCCGAGGACGGCTTCGGCCGCGCGACGGTCGAGCGGGTCTGCGAACGGGCCGGCTACACGCGCGGCGCGTTCTACTCCAACTTCTCGTCCCTGGACGAACTGTTCCTCGCCGTGTGGCAGGAGCGCTCGGCGCGGATGCTCGACGACCTGCGCACGGCGCTGGCCGTCGCCCCCGCCACCGGTCCGCGCGAGACCGTACGGGCCGCGCTGCGGGCCATCCCGGTGGACGACGCGTGGCACCGGGTCACGGCGGAGTTCACCGCGCACGCGCTGCGCGTGCCCGCCCTGCGGCGCGAAGTGGCCGCCCGCGAACGGGCGATCCAGGACGCGCTGCTGCCGGTGCTCGTACGGGCCCTCGCCCGCGCCGGGCGCCGGGTGCCGGACGAGGAGGCGCTGGGGCAGGCGCTGGTCGCCGTGCACGACGGCACCGCCGTACAGGTGCTGCTGGAGCCGGGCAGCGCGGAGGCCGTACACCGCCGGGAGACGCTGTTCCAGCACGTGCTGGAGGCGTACAGCACACCGGACGGCACACCCTTCAGCACACCCGTCAGCGCACCGGTCACCGAGAGTCCGCCGGCCGGCGGCCGCGAGGAGGCCGGCGGACCGGCCGAGGAGGAGCAGCGTTCATGAGCAGCAGCAGCCAGGCCGGACCGGGACCCGCGGTGCCCGCTGAACCCACCCCCCGTACGGCGCTCGTCACCGGTGCCTCCTCCGGCATCGGCGCCGCGGTCGCCGCCGCCCTGGCCGCCCGCGGCCACCGCGTGCTCGGCACCAGCCGCGACCCGTCCTCCGTGGCCGAGCCGCTGCCCGCAGTCGAGTACCTGCCGCTCGACCTGTCCGACGACGCCTCCGTCGAGGCGTGCGCCGCCGCCGCGGGCCCCGTCGACGTCCTGGTCAACAACGCGGGCGAGAGCCAGAGCGGGCCCCTGGAGGAGCTGCCGATGACGGCGGTGCGGCGGCTGTTCCAGACCAACGTCTTCGGCGCCGTACGCCTCACCCAGCTCCTCCTGCCCGGTATGCGCGAACGCCGCTACGGGCGCGTGGTCATGGTCGGCTCGATGCTCGCCAGCTTTCCCCTCGCGTACCGCTCCTCGTACGTCGCGTCCAAGGCCGCCCTGCGCGGCTTCGCGTCGGCCGCGCGGCGCGAGGCCGCCCCGTACGGCGTGCGGATCTGCACCGTCGAGCCCGGCTCGATCAGCACGGGCATCAGCGAGCGGCGCACCCAGTACGTGGCCGACGACTCGCCCTTCGCCGGCGAGTACGCCACCATGCTGGCCGCCCTCAACGCCAACGAGGCGAACGGCATTTCCGCCGCGAAGGTCGCCGGCACCGTCGTCCGCGCCGTCGAGGCCCGGCGCCCTCGCCCCCTCTACGGGGTCGGCAGCAACGCGCAGCTCGTCTTCCCCCTGAAGCGGCTGCTGCCCCGCTCGGCCGTCGAACGCGTCGTCGCCCGCCGCCACGGCCTGCGCTGACCCCCGTCCCACCGGCCCCGGCCCGCGGCGATCACGCCGGAGCTGTGGCGGAGCTGTGGAGGGACTGTGCGGCGGACCGCGTACGTGAGGCATCATCTGTGGCCATGGGGATAGTTGCCGGTCTCGACAGTTCAGCTGAGTACACCCGTATCGTCGTCTGCGACGCCGACACGGGTGCCGTCGTCAAGCAGGGATACGCGGAGCACCCCGCCGAACGGGACGATCCGCAGTCCTGGCTGATGTCACTCGGCAAGGCCGCGAGCACGGGCCAGCTGGCGGACGTACGCGCCATCGGCGTCTCCGCGCAGCAGCAGGGCCTGCTCACGCTCGACTCCACGGGCACACCCGTCGGGCCCGCGCTCCTCGGCAACGACAAGCGCATGCAGACCGCCGCCGCCGACCTCGGCGAGGCGCTGGGCGGCCGGGAGGCGTGGGCGCAGGCCGTAGGCGCCGTACCGCAGGCTGCGCACCCGGTGTCCAAGCTGCGCTGGCTCGCCCGCAACGAACCCGAGGCCGCCCAGCGCGTCGCCGAGGTCATGCAGCCACACGACTGGCTGGTCTGGCAGCTGCTCGGCCGCCCCGAGCAGCGTACGACCGACCGCGGCGACGCCTCCGGCACCGGCTACTGGTCCGCGGCCACCGAGACGTACCGGCCCGACCTCGTCGAGCTCGCCCTCGGCCACCAGGTGCGGCTGCCCGACGTGATCGGCCCGGCCGCGACCGCCGGGCACACCCCGGAAGGGCTGCTGATCTCCGCCGGGACGGGCGAGACGATGGCCGCGGCGTTCGGCCTGGGGGTCGGGATCGGGGACGCGGTGGTGTCGCTCGGCGCCTCCGGTTCCGTGTTCGCCGTGCACCACGAGGCGCTGACCGACCCGACGGGCACCATCACCTCGTTCGCCGACGCCACCGGCATGCACCTGCCGGTCGTACGGACGCTCAACGCCGTACGGGTCCTGCGCGGCACCGCCGAGATGCTGGGCACGGACCTGGACGGGCTGTCCGAGCTGGCGCTGAAGTCCACGCCCGGCGCCTCCGGGATGGTGCTGCTCCCCTATCTCGAGGGCGAACGCACCCCCGATCTGCCGCACACCGCCGGCTCCCTGCACGGGCTGCGCCGCGAGAGCATGCGGCCGGAACATCTGGCACGGGCCGGCCTCGAAGGCATGCTGTGCGGCCTGGCCGACGCCCTGGACGTCCTGCGGAACCGCGGCGTCCAGGTGCGGCGGGTGTTCCTGCTGGGCGCGGCGGCCGACCTGCCCGCCGTACAGGCGGCGGCACCCGGCCTGTTCGGCGCGCAGATCATGGTCCCGCAGCCCGCCGACTACACGGCCCTCGGCGCGGCCCGCCAGGCCGCCTGGGCCCTCTCCGGCGGCGGCGCGCCCCCGGCATGGCCGGCGGCGGAGTGCCAGGTGTTCGACGCGGGAGAGACAGGCGACGACGCGGCGGTGGGCCAGGCGGTCCGCCAGCAGTTCGTCACGGTCCGCGAGCAGACGCACCCGGGGGCGTTCGCCTGAGGGTCTGCGCCGGCTGACGCGGGTCAGTTCCCCGCGGCTCCGTTCCCCGCGAGTCAGTTCCCCGCGGGTCAGTTCCCCGCACCGAGGCTCGACATGAACGCCGACGGGTAGCGGTCGCCCCGTGCCGCGCCCCGCGGCACCGCCTTCTCGATCTCCGCGAGGTCGTCCGGGGTGAGGTCCACGTCCAGCGCGGGCAGCGCCTCGGCCAGCCGCTCGCGGGTACGGGCGCCGACCAGCGGCACGATGCTCTCGCCCTGCGCGGCCACCCAGGCGATGGCCAGCTGCGCGACGGTGCACTCCTTCGCCTCGGCGACCCGGCGCAGCGCGTCCACGAGGGCGAGGTTGTGTGTCACGTTCTCCTTGGAGAACCGCGGGCTGAAGGCGCGGGCGTCGCCGGGGCCGCCGGAGTACCCCGAGTGCCAGTGCCCGGAGATGAGGCCGCGGCTGAGGACGCCGTACGCGGTCATGCCGATGCCGAGCTCCCGCAGCGTCGGCAGGATGTCCTCCTCCACCGCGCGGGAGATCAGCGAGTACTCGAACTGCAGGTCCGCGACGGGGTGTACGGCGTGCGCCCGGCGTACCGTCGCCGCGTCGACCTCGGAGAGGCCGAGGTGGCGCACGTACCCGGCGTCGATCATCTCCTTGATCGCGCCGACGGTCTCCTCGATCGGCACGGCCGGGTCCAGGCGGGCGGGACGGTAGATGTCGATGTGGTCCGTGCCGAGCCGGGTCAGCGAGTACGCCAGGAAGTTCTTCAGCGCCTGGGGGCGGCCGTCGATCCCGCCGAACTCGTGGCCGGGACCCCGCAGCACGCCGAACTTGACACTCAGCCGGTAGCTGTCCCGGTCCCGGCCGCGCAGCGCCTCGGCGAGGAACAGCTCGTTGTGGCCCATGGCGTAGAAGTCGCCAGTGTCGATCAGCGTGACCCCGGCCTCCAGCGCGGCGTGCACGGTGGCGGTGCTCTCCGCGCGGTCGGTCGCGCCGTACGCGTCCGACATGCCCATCGCGCCCAGGCCCAGCGCGGATACGGCGGGCCCGGTGCTGCCCAGGGTTCGTGTCTGCATCGCGGTCTCCTCAGTCGTACGGGTCGCCGGACGTACGGGGCGCCGGCCTGGGACCCAGCCTGCGCCCGCGCGGCGCCGTACGGGAGCGGACTGTTGATCATGGGAGAGCCGCTCCCTGGATCGCCCTCAGGGAGCGAGGGACGATTGGGGCATGGAACGTGACGAGCTCGCCGACTTCCTCCGCCACCGACGCGAGGCGATCCGCCCCGCCGAGGTCGGCATCCCCGACGGCCCGCGCCGCCGCACCAACGGGCTGCGCCGGGAAGAGGTGGCGATGCTCGCGGGCATGTCGGTGGACTACGTCGTACGCCTCGAGCAGGGCCGCAGCAGCCAGCCCTCGGTCCAGCTGCTCGGCGCGCTGGCGCGGGCGCTGCGGCTGTCCGACGACGAGCGCAGCCATCTGTTCCATCTGGCCGGCCACCAGCCGCCGCCCGCCGACGGTGTGGCCCGGCTGGCCCGCGCCGGCCTGATCCGCATGCTCGACCTGCTCGGCGACACCCCGGCCATGGTGCTGTCCGACCTGGGCGAGGTGCTCGCCCAGAACCGTACGTCCGTGCTGATGGCGGGCGACCTCACCGGCCACTCCGGGGACCGGCGCTACGTCGTGTACCGCTGGTTCACCGAAACCGGCGTACGCTTCAGCCCGCCCGAGGAGCAGGAGCACCAGTCCCGCCAGCTCGTGGCCGACCTGCGCGCCGCCGTCGGCCGCCGGTCCGGGGATCCCGAAGTCGCCGGGCTCGTCGAGCGGTTGCAGGCCGCGAGCGCCGAGTTCAGCCGGCTCTGGGCCGCGCACGAGGTGGCCGTACGGCGCGCCGACCGCAAGACTCTGCTGCACCCGCGGGTGGGCCGCCTGCTGATGGACTGCGAGACGCTGGTCACGCCCGACCAGCGCCAGCAGCTGCTGGTGCTCACGCCGGCGGACGCGGAGACCCGCGAACGGCTGGAGCTGCTGCGGGTGCTCGGCGTCGAGGAGTTCCCCGCGGGCCCGGCAGGTCCGGCGGGTCCGGGCCACAACTCCCCTTCCGCTCCCGGCAATTGAGCAATTCCGATTATCTCCACATTCACCGGTGGTGGTGAATCCGGCACCTCGGCCTTGTTGGTAATCAACCCCTCGCATCAGACTTTTAACGCTCACCGCAGTAATCCGAAAAGAGGGGTTTCCTGTGCCCAATCTGGCTCGTTCGGTCCGCAACACCTCCGCCGTGGCCGCCGCCCTCGCCTGCGCCCTGCTCGCCACCGCGCCCCAGGCGAGCGCGGCCACACCCAACCGGGACATGGTCAACCGCATGGACGGGAGCCGGCTCGCGCTCTTGTCGGACAGCACCGCGGAGAACGCGCAGGCGATCACCCTCCGCGACCCCGCGTACAACTACAAGACGGAGCGGTGGGAAACGGATTTCGCCAGGGACGGCGCGGGAAACTGGTACGGCACGATTCGGAACCAGGCCGCCAACAAGTGTCTGCAGCCCGCCGATTCGGCACCGCAGCGCAGGGGCACCATC includes:
- a CDS encoding ABC transporter permease — its product is MLAIALSELIQLFRNRLVLVTSLIMPAAVSTYFIRQHETFAKTGSLGYIAALVVFTVCAFGLYTTTVTTLASRRQNLFLKRLRSTAQGDVGILSGLLLPVAVLSLVQVAVILAVLAKVTGEPDDVLLVAAAVLSIVVMMLGLGLATAGMTNSPEHAQVTTLPVSLGTIAVASWVGITGTEELARLKRLLPGGSATELLVDAWNGGVAVQDSLPLLVPTLSWVVIAVALAKRYFRWEPRR
- a CDS encoding ABC transporter ATP-binding protein — its product is MDTTPVIDVEQLNLSYGEFHAVKDLSFQVRRGEFYALLGTNGAGKTSTLETVEGHRTATSGAVRVFGQNPRQRAAVRPRMGVMLQESGFSPDLTVRESVRLIGTLTQRRDSVDRVLGLVGLTAKARTKVSQLSGGEKRRLDFATAVYGTPELIFLDEPTTGLDIQSRDALWDAVDRLREAGSTIVLTTHYLEEAQQRADRIGLMHRGSFHKEGTVSELTRMLPAVITFSLLAPAPVLPLPAVESDGRLRIETFSLQKDLNVLLHWAQDHDVELHDLHAGPTRLDDVFRSISSL
- a CDS encoding TetR/AcrR family transcriptional regulator; the protein is MAASTAPARGGTSRPARRVTARRAGTRRRLLGAALEVFAEDGFGRATVERVCERAGYTRGAFYSNFSSLDELFLAVWQERSARMLDDLRTALAVAPATGPRETVRAALRAIPVDDAWHRVTAEFTAHALRVPALRREVAARERAIQDALLPVLVRALARAGRRVPDEEALGQALVAVHDGTAVQVLLEPGSAEAVHRRETLFQHVLEAYSTPDGTPFSTPVSAPVTESPPAGGREEAGGPAEEEQRS
- a CDS encoding SDR family oxidoreductase is translated as MSSSSQAGPGPAVPAEPTPRTALVTGASSGIGAAVAAALAARGHRVLGTSRDPSSVAEPLPAVEYLPLDLSDDASVEACAAAAGPVDVLVNNAGESQSGPLEELPMTAVRRLFQTNVFGAVRLTQLLLPGMRERRYGRVVMVGSMLASFPLAYRSSYVASKAALRGFASAARREAAPYGVRICTVEPGSISTGISERRTQYVADDSPFAGEYATMLAALNANEANGISAAKVAGTVVRAVEARRPRPLYGVGSNAQLVFPLKRLLPRSAVERVVARRHGLR
- a CDS encoding FGGY family carbohydrate kinase → MGIVAGLDSSAEYTRIVVCDADTGAVVKQGYAEHPAERDDPQSWLMSLGKAASTGQLADVRAIGVSAQQQGLLTLDSTGTPVGPALLGNDKRMQTAAADLGEALGGREAWAQAVGAVPQAAHPVSKLRWLARNEPEAAQRVAEVMQPHDWLVWQLLGRPEQRTTDRGDASGTGYWSAATETYRPDLVELALGHQVRLPDVIGPAATAGHTPEGLLISAGTGETMAAAFGLGVGIGDAVVSLGASGSVFAVHHEALTDPTGTITSFADATGMHLPVVRTLNAVRVLRGTAEMLGTDLDGLSELALKSTPGASGMVLLPYLEGERTPDLPHTAGSLHGLRRESMRPEHLARAGLEGMLCGLADALDVLRNRGVQVRRVFLLGAAADLPAVQAAAPGLFGAQIMVPQPADYTALGAARQAAWALSGGGAPPAWPAAECQVFDAGETGDDAAVGQAVRQQFVTVREQTHPGAFA
- a CDS encoding aldo/keto reductase — encoded protein: MQTRTLGSTGPAVSALGLGAMGMSDAYGATDRAESTATVHAALEAGVTLIDTGDFYAMGHNELFLAEALRGRDRDSYRLSVKFGVLRGPGHEFGGIDGRPQALKNFLAYSLTRLGTDHIDIYRPARLDPAVPIEETVGAIKEMIDAGYVRHLGLSEVDAATVRRAHAVHPVADLQFEYSLISRAVEEDILPTLRELGIGMTAYGVLSRGLISGHWHSGYSGGPGDARAFSPRFSKENVTHNLALVDALRRVAEAKECTVAQLAIAWVAAQGESIVPLVGARTRERLAEALPALDVDLTPDDLAEIEKAVPRGAARGDRYPSAFMSSLGAGN
- a CDS encoding helix-turn-helix transcriptional regulator, with product MERDELADFLRHRREAIRPAEVGIPDGPRRRTNGLRREEVAMLAGMSVDYVVRLEQGRSSQPSVQLLGALARALRLSDDERSHLFHLAGHQPPPADGVARLARAGLIRMLDLLGDTPAMVLSDLGEVLAQNRTSVLMAGDLTGHSGDRRYVVYRWFTETGVRFSPPEEQEHQSRQLVADLRAAVGRRSGDPEVAGLVERLQAASAEFSRLWAAHEVAVRRADRKTLLHPRVGRLLMDCETLVTPDQRQQLLVLTPADAETRERLELLRVLGVEEFPAGPAGPAGPGHNSPSAPGN
- a CDS encoding RICIN domain-containing protein, whose amino-acid sequence is MPNLARSVRNTSAVAAALACALLATAPQASAATPNRDMVNRMDGSRLALLSDSTAENAQAITLRDPAYNYKTERWETDFARDGAGNWYGTIRNQAANKCLQPADSAPQRRGTIVVKACDGSDAQKWLATPDDGGGTSWWQYRPKTAEDLAMTLNRYQGSGAWDTLYLDTAYKYPSTDRLWKFEPNS